A segment of the Daphnia pulex isolate KAP4 chromosome 10, ASM2113471v1 genome:
AACCTTCAAAATTAAACCATCCGTTTATAATCCTCCATACATGCCCTTGGCCGACCTTTCAAAGATATGTCCAAAAGTCATTGCGTTAACAGTTATCTATGACATGGCTCCACCCTTAACGGAAGCCAATCGGGAATCAGATTCCAGagaaagaattgttttttcttgatgaCTCCACCCATATCTATACACTCCTAACATTACCCatttatcaataaaaagaaacagtttCTACATTTCTTCGCTCAGTAGCTCAACAGAAAAGCGTCACTGATGTGCTAAAGCTGCACTAAATTACTCATATTGTGGTTAAaagattaaattttgttaaaatgcCGCGAGTCAAAAGCACCAAGTCTCTAAAAGAAATCTgcttccattttattttgaaaaacccggaatttttttgtaaaactttTAGACTAGAAGATGGAGGACGGATGGAGGACGGTAAAAACGCCTTGGATTCAGATTTAGTAAACCCCATCAACCAACTGCGTAAGTAATCAAAATTATCAAAAGATTTCATGATATTAACCCTATCATTTCTAAAAATCAGCTACTGTACTACTAGAAGAGCTTATGCAGATAAccagggaaaagaaaattcgcaACGAATTCTTGAAAGCAACCCTACTTAAATCGCTCCTTTTCCTTGAACAACAGATGACTAACAACCTTCGCACTTTGGATCTCACTATAGTGAAGAGAGGCACTGATGTTTCTGATATTCTTCATTTGGCTACGATCAAAAGTCcggtaaaagaagaaacaaaatgattgCGTTGAAGACGATATTCTATTATTCATTAAGTTTTGTTGGACTTTCAGAACTTGGAAACGTTGTTACTTGATTATTTCACATGCCAGTTGGCAAATTTTAGCTTTATCCCTAAATTTACGAAACTTCGAATACTGGACATTTCATTTCCGAAAACAGACGACGATTGCTTCCTCCTCATTGGTAAACACTGTCCAGATTTAAGGTaatgaatcaaacaaaatattaatgaagATTGAATTGGTTTTAAAATATGCGTTTCAAGGGAGTTTCATGCCAAACTTGGCAAAGTGACGGATCATGGAATTCGAAACTTGTGCGTGACTGGAAATTGCAAATCCATCCGCAAACTAAATCTGGAGAATTGCAACAAAATAACTATCAAAGGAATTCAATTGGCTCTCGACAATTTACCCCAATTAAGGACATTGTGCCATGAATGTCTACTAGAGGGCTTGGCTGAAATCGCTCAATCTGCGACAGATCAAAATTTAGACCTTCCTCAATATTCCTTGTCGACGCTATACGTTCTCTACCACACGGTCTACAAAAGTGGCAGCCTGCGACAATCTGTGCTGCTGTGTCCCAATGTGACAGAAGTGTATCTATACATACGACAAGAAGGATTTAAAGACACTGATCTTTTAAGCTTGCTATTATTGGAAAAACTCTACACTATTGCAATCACTCACGCTGTGTATGAACCTATACATGGAGCAGAAATTCGAATCTATGGTGGCCTGACGTTTGATGGCGTTGTTCCGCTTctgaaaaaatttggaaacattCTCAAGAGAATCAAGTTCGGAGAGTTTCTTGTTGTCGATATACCAACCATCTTCAAGTTTTGCCTAAATCTGGAATCTTTGACTCTTTGTTTCTCTAAGACGACCCAGTCTACTGAAACCGAAGTAGAGCGGCCTATATTACGAAATCTTAAAACACTAATTGTAAGCTGCTCAACAATTTCGTCTGAAAATCTCGTTGCACTGTTGTCATCCCCTTCACTTGTATACGTATCCATGAGAAGCTGTGATGCACTCAATGATAATGTATTTTACAGAGCTGCTAATCTCCATTCCTTCTGTAATCTTGAGCATTTGCACATCTCTTGGTGTCATTCTGTTACCAAAAAcgggattgaaatttttttagaagaatcTAACCCATTAAGAGAAATCGTTTTGCATTGCCGTGAGGATTTGGGTTCCAGAATTACGCGTGAAGATGTCGCCAATTGGAACGAGACTGCGATTTGGATTAAGAAAAATTGGcgattcaattttattcttcaGTCTTCGTGCCGAAATATATTTTTAGGCGGGTACAAATGGGAACGAAGGAGAGGCGAATTCTGATCTGTTTTGGCTCcccgaaataaataaaaaaatactttctttcaaaaacttgtcattttttcttgaatttcgtACAGccacaaagttttttttatttcgaatgaAAATAGAATTGGTAGCTTGTACTACTCAAAGGGGCATCTGAATCCTACACTGAATGTAACGGCCATTTACTGCgcacaaaaaaattgtcaagatTAAAACAATTCGATGTTACATTGTGTGTGCGCGTCAAAAGCTAAGTAGAACTCTACCgcggataaaaataaactttgtaACAGAAAAATCCCGGACAATACAATCAAGACCCGAGGTATAGCCGATTCATTTTGTTGGATTAAATCTATTGATGCAAGTCATGCACGATTGAATGGTATTACCGGTAGTACTTCACGCAGTTGTCTCTGACAAAGACCCAAAGCCAAGAAAGTGCGGTCATTGCAAACTTGATAAACcagattttgaatttcataatTGATATTTGTGCGATATTAAATTGCGTACTATTTTCGTTATTCGGGATAAACATGATGATTTAGACAACGCAAAAAACCCCGAATaataacgtaaaaaaaagtaaaaatctgAATAAACAAAGGTATCCCAACAATATTTATGGGTTACACCCTGAAAAAAGACCCAGTCGGAGCTGCACTGCAAACAGCTGTTAATGAATGAGGGGGATGTAACCTTTATCCGTTATCTAAAAAGGTTTGACGAcattaaattcttattttttttctaattgtaaAAGATTCAATTTCGGGAAATCACGCAGTCGCAGAACTGaaataatcaagtttaaaGAAAACTAACTGGATGCACCGAAACCAGTCAGTGCTTGAGGGCTGACTTAACCTATTGCTATCTTTAACTACTAGAGACCATCCAATAAAAATAGTGACAAATACTTGCTGGGTCCTACCTTGAATCCTGGGAAATCCTTAGCATCCCCTGATGTTCCATTCAGTGACAAAAAGAACAAGGTCATCTCTGCGAACACAGCATCCATGAATGTACACAAGGATGCAAAATTgcaaagaagaggagagatgAGATAGGTTGGCTGCTATCAGTGGAAGAACCCGCCAATTGGTTGAGATGCTCTTCTAGACAATATATACAAAAATTAACATTATTATAAATAGTAAAAAGAATCTCGACAACAAGTCAAAGTGAGATGTTGGGTATGCATTTCAATTATCTGACTGCAAGCAACTAtaacaaaatattcaatagAATGGATCCACTCAAAATCTGTGCAATTATTTGTGTGCAGCTGAGCAATTTGTATTTACTTagcagtaatttaaaaattcaccaGCAATAGGCTGTGTGGATTTGTGGCTGATTGCGCAAGGGTTTAATAGCACCAACAGGACAGTGTGGTACTGATTTCTACTATGTATTTTGAACGATATTGAGAATTTATTTACCTTAAAAAACCGTCGAAAATTTTGAGATAAACGAAACAGTCAGAAAGCAGCCTGGATAGAACGTGAATATTCAAAGCCTCAAGCATCAAACGAACGAAAGATTGTTTTCCTCTGCTCACTTCCCAGTCAAGCACCAGATGTCATCTTGGATGATTCGCTAACGCATGAGATGGATGAGTGGGATGAAAAGTAGCCTATGTAAATGCACACTTACACATTGCACACTCAGTAGCTTAAGGAATCCAAAACAAGAAtaacctttttaatttttaatatgaaaaaatcaaacagcaCGCTTTAGATAGCAACACATTTTTGCTCAGCATCTTGCTCAGCATCAGCATCCGGAGCAAACGTCGGAAAATTCGCTCCTTTTCAAATGGACACTATCACCATCATGTCACACTTTTCAGTGGTCTGCATCAGCGGACCACAGAACGGATGGATTTCCAAGCAAAGCGAAATATCAACCGAATCCGGAATCCTACATGAATAAACGAATggaatatttaataaatttacagCTACTCTAACTAGAAACGAAATGTCTAACAATTAGACCGTGACAAGCCTGGCTCTCGACGGAGACAGACTCACAGGCAAATCATTTGACTACTGACGAAACACTTTGATTTTATATTGGAGATGACGTCCGCGTTTCTTCATacctacaaaaataaaataaaacaataaaaggaTTTAGgcaaatgtaaaattttagcgaaaagaaacaaacaatttatAGATGTCGTCATCCAGTTTAATTGTGACCTGTCAAGACACTGAAGCTGCAAAGTGATGGTCGCAAAGTGCTGAGAGATATGGTTGACGTTTCAGCAAGAAATCCACTTCACTTGATATCTTATACATCAAGTGGCCAGTCAATGTGTGTTGGTAGCCAgtatctaaagaaaaattacgacaaaaatggtgaaataaaaaacctttCCTTCTCACAAAATGCATccataaaatgaaacaacaaggGCCGAAATAGATAAGAAACCTGCTGTCAGTGTTACAGCACATTTCCACTAGAATAACACAAAGATGGGTGCAGACAACACGCAGGGCATTTTGAAAGGGTCTAAATTGGCAAAATAGCTGCAGTTTCTCTATGACCGTGAATCACCATGAACTCATTGCCTTTCAATGGTGATATTGGGTTGCCTGATGTGGAATTGTCATGCATGTTGATCCACATGTAGACTGGAGAGGTGTTAAACAAAAACCTGTCTCACTTCTTTCAGCACCTATGTGATCCGGGGATCCTGGGctgttttaaactttttctggATTTGACCGGTTTGTTTCCTCCACGTGTAGAGGGACGGGACATCCATGGATAAAACAGTTACTACGatggagaaacaaaacaaaacttgctTATCAAATGCTCACTATAGTCGAATAATTTAACGGCTGAAACTTTAATGCTGAGTTGGCGGCTCAGCGGCTTACTATTTGTGTTGTAGTACTGTTTGAGCCAACGGCCGACGTGACATAAAAGTTTCgataagttttttatttttgctttaacAGCACGAGTGCAGACGAACTTCTCTAATATATAGGTTTAGTAAGCGGTGCTGCCATTTTATCAAACGCGAATatggaaaaacgaaaaacagcGTGAATAAGTAATTTTCtccaagaaaaaggaaaaagtctgTACTTGGCTTGAATTGTATTTCAACTCGCGGATTtcattgaattaaaaacattAGACGATCGTCATAACGGTTGAACATTTGTAGGATAGCCGGAACCTgtggataaaaataaagcgatgaattataaatttataacttaaatttaacttcataaagaaatactacaatataataacaattaaaattttcctaataatttaatatttaaataccGTAGACAAGTTGGTACAATACTTAGACTGCTGCGTTAATTCGAATAGATTTAAGTAAGCGCGAGTTCCGCATTCTGAATTTCTGATCCGTACCCGCTTATTCGAAAAAGTCGAAGAgacgaggaaaaataaaagagatatTTACACGTTCcatgaaatgaatttattgaaaaatacatgAGCATGTTACAGACAAGGATgattattttatataaaaactTTAGGAATTGCTTTCTCATTCGCAACATCAAAATGACggtcaaaaatatttttttttttaccaagtttttttctttctgctgaGCTGAGGACGACGTGCATATTTCGAACTGCAGTGGATGAAGTTATTTACCAACAGTTACCCTCTCTTGGTAGTCTACCTAAAGAGGTTTCAGATTTAGATAAGGAATTTGGTCTCTCCGAATTAAAGATCGTTGTGTGTTgatctctttatttttaaccGGCCGCATTAGTAGCTGGATCCCGGAAATACCCTTAATCGTTATAAATACACTCATCGTCAAAATTACCCCATTCCCGTACAAAACCCCGatttaggaaaaataaattcccgttCGAGGTGCCGTGAatattttctctcgtttttttctctcgacgTTGCGTCATTCAACATCGAATGAAATAggaatatttcatttcagccCCAACTGGACCAGAGGTCCCGAGCTAAAATTCAGTCAAAGAAGAACCCTTGAAGTCTTCTGTATTGATTTTTGGAGAAACTACTCTGTAATTAACTTTATCGATAATTTTTCAAGACAcggaaattcaattaaattgagAAGCTGCTGCCTGCTGGTTGGTGCAGATTTGTGTTATGTATATCCCCCTAGAAATTCCCCAGTTACCCAATGTGTTCTGTGACACCTTCACGTTTCGCTAGAGAAGCATGTACAAAATGTGTaccatttttctcctttcttctgtttctttaGAGAAACATGTCATCAATATGCTATCATTCTATCAACCAAAAATCTTCtaagtctttttattattttttgttttggcttttGGCTATCAATCCAAAAATCTTCtaagtctttttattattttttggttcggCAATCACACCCGAATTATGTACATATATCCCCTAGAAATTCTTTCCCAAATTGATTGCAACATTACGGCGTTTCGGTTGTGACAGAAAATCATGTCATCAATATGTTACCCAATGTGTCCCGTGACAACTTCACGTTTTTCGCTAGGGAAACATGTACAAAATGTGTACCagttttctcctttcttctgtttctttaGAGAAACATGTCATCAATATGTtacccatttttcttttactgtcCTCTTTAACCTTCGGAACTCTACCCAAGGAAGTTATTAGGTGAACGAAatctgattttttctctctcttggacGTATAAAACGACCGATCCTTATTCTccaaaaactgtttttctgATGTTGAATCTGATTTTaattctgattctgattctGGCGAAGTTCGTCTGATCGACTATGGAAATGTTCAGcttacacatttttcttttcctcgatTACACCAGTCATCACTTcagaaattttctaagtccttttattatttttcgggtCTAGCCATCAAagtacttttattattttttgtttcaaaaatcttctaagtctttttattattttgttttacagtcCCCTATCGTGTTGCTTGGTGTTATAGATTCGATTAAATTCTATTGCATGTGGAGTAACCCTGaaagtgttattttttttttttgaaaagcttctttttaaattgtagaCCAATCTTGAAGCTTAAAGATTTGGAAACCATgctatttttctcttcgataaaagtaaaattgacTAAATTCTACTGCGGTTTTTGAAACATCGATCGCGTTCTTTAATCGCGATGGTTACCACTCTTTGAAAATTGCTCATTTTCATGTTGCTTTCTCATTTGTGTAAACCCCCCTCCCCTTGTTTGTTGCACTTCGTTTCCTTCGACTAGAAACTAGAGTTGCGGAattaaacaacttttttgcGTCGGGTTTTTCTTGAATGCGGTGTAACACCCCATTCCTGAATTTGttgaagattttttctttcttcttcaaagcAGAAGCTGACATATTTTGGTTGCAAGTCTTCTTCAAATAAGTAGCTGACataatgtttaaaaatctAGTAGTTTGCTAGAAATCAACAATCCCCCCCGACCCATTCAATGTAAcccttattaaaaatttatctcaactaaggagatggaaaaatttatcGAGCTATGGGCAGCTGGATGTCGAACGCTCCCTGATGTGACAAGAAACTTGAGCATCGAATTTTGATCGAAATTGGGACAAGCAATGTGTTGGACCCATTTTTCAAAGTGTCGTGTGCGTTTCCGCAAGCGGATGAAACGCTCAAACACACCAATCTGTGCAGGATTCATACATTCTTTGGTGCATTTCCAGTAGTCGGTCGAGTGGACTCTTCAGTTAACTACCGAATCCACCCGACCTACTAACAAGAAATACacggaaagaattttttaaagttgaccCACAAACCAAAAATTGGGTCAACTGGTCGAGTCTTTCCAGTTTTAGTTCACAGAGAAAGTTCCATCTTACTCGATGAACTGCTGGGTGAAGACTGACGATGTAGGCTCCGGATGGCCCACCTTTTATGCGGGAAGAAACAAGGTcattcaaagagaaaagacatgTGCAGTATAGTCCAAGGGATTAGAAATTTGACCACCCTGTGAAAAGAAATGTATGTGTTCAAGGTAAGCCGGTGGAATGAATGGGGGTCTCCAGACTTTACTTTCATCCGGCGGGAATAGAAAACGCGCAAAACTAAAGAAGGTCAATGCTCGCTATTAAGGTCGCGgggataaaatattttctttgaatccCTTGGCACCGCACATGTGTGTAGTTTTCAGAAATGCATTAGTATTAAATAGAATTCTCGAAAGTtagtgaaaaagaagatatgAAGAAAGGCCGTATTTTAGTAATTCgatgaatttcaaacatttttcaatagctggagaaaatttcttcttcactgaTTTGATATAGTCTCAAACGTCATCTTATCGTAAGTATTTTGTCTATTATGGGTTTCGGAGAACAGCCGAATCGGCAGCAGTCGGATGCTGTACCTATACCTTTGAGCTGTACATAGGTCTATATGTATTATACTCATCGTTTTGTCGGTTTTCCAACAATTTCGTGAATGCTCgcgctgctgtgctgtgcgtCACCCAAGTTTTCTGTCGTCACGTTTGAcgccatttcaaaaattaaaataaaaaactgctTTCATTCAAGTGTAATATGCCGGACGATGCCGGAGTCGGCCGTGTCGGGATAGAAAGAATGCCGGTTTCTGTACAGCACGAGCCAAACGCAACAAAACAGGtattaaaaaaggatttgttaCTAACTTACtgctataaaaatattaatactAATACAAATTTAACGTAAATATTGTTTAAGATCGGGTGTTTGCTCTATTTTATTGTTCTAGTTGTGTGGTTTCTCAGCGCAAGATTTTCTGTCGAACAGATCGACGCGATGAAGACGGGGGTGAATTTTGAAGTTGTGTTTCTTGTAACGGCATATCAACTTCTTCAgcataattattaattaagcGTCAAGTCTACCGCTGCTGCAATGTTTGTTTCGAAGAATGCTGGATGGTAGAATCTacttattattgttattatagaCTTATAGTTCACTAATAGACAATGGTAAATTTGAGAACGCTGTcagtttctaaaaatttcttatccCATTCTCATCCAACATGCCCTTTGGAATTGTTAAGGAAGACCGGTCTCTTAAACATTTCTTAAACCGTTCTCTTCCCAACATTTCTTATACATGCTGTAAGGTTGAAGTATAGAAAGAGTCAAAGAGGCCGGTGTCTTTCCAGCTGCTATCATTTAATAACTAAAATGTATTTGATGGAGACCGGTCTCTTAAAATTCCTTAAATCGTTCTCTTTCCAACATTTCTCATACATGCTGTAAGTatgaaatatagaaaaaagaccGAGTCTTACCAGCTTTTAAATCTGCACCAATAAATTGTTAGGAGACCAATGGCTTGCCTTCCCAGCTGTTATAATTTAATATCTGAAATGTTGGAAAGAGACCGGATTAAGGTACATTTTGAGAGGCCGGTCTCTTTCCAACATTTATTGACAAATGCAAAGCAATACACTGATTATGGAATTGACAAATGTAGATATTGACAGCGGATATTGACAACAACAAGCGCCACTTATAAAGGCGATGAATTTTTTCGGTGTAAATAACCCCGTTATTTGATGGTGATTTGATATAGCCTCAAACGTCATCTTATCGTATAGTATTTGGCCTGTATATGGCTTCGGAGAACAGCCGAATCGGCAGCAGTCGGATGCTGTATGAGCTATACATAGGTCTATGTATTATATACCCATCGTTTTGTCGGTTTTCCAACAATTTCGTTAATGCTCGGCGCTGTGC
Coding sequences within it:
- the LOC124204087 gene encoding uncharacterized protein LOC124204087, producing the protein MPRVKSTKSLKEICFHFILKNPEFFCKTFRLEDGGRMEDGKNALDSDLVNPINQLPTVLLEELMQITREKKIRNEFLKATLLKSLLFLEQQMTNNLRTLDLTIVKRGTDVSDILHLATIKSPNLETLLLDYFTCQLANFSFIPKFTKLRILDISFPKTDDDCFLLIGKHCPDLREFHAKLGKVTDHGIRNLCVTGNCKSIRKLNLENCNKITIKGIQLALDNLPQLRTLCHECLLEGLAEIAQSATDQNLDLPQYSLSTLYVLYHTVYKSGSLRQSVLLCPNVTEVYLYIRQEGFKDTDLLSLLLLEKLYTIAITHAVYEPIHGAEIRIYGGLTFDGVVPLLKKFGNILKRIKFGEFLVVDIPTIFKFCLNLESLTLCFSKTTQSTETEVERPILRNLKTLIVSCSTISSENLVALLSSPSLVYVSMRSCDALNDNVFYRAANLHSFCNLEHLHISWCHSVTKNGIEIFLEESNPLREIVLHCREDLGSRITREDVANWNETAIWIKKNWRFNFILQSSCRNIFLGGYKWERRRGEF